CGAATTGAAGATCAACCCAAGGTTCAATACCATGGAATTCAACGAGGACAACGAGGAATACGGATTCTGATTGTTTTGCCACCAAGGCACGAAGACACGAAGAAAAGTACGCATAACTTGGTGTCTTGGTGTCTTGGTGGCAAAAAACTGCGGGGGCACATCCTAATTCGCTGAAATTTTGATATTTAGGCCCGAAGGTGTTCGTCCTATTCTTCGCGTCTTGCGTCCAAACCAAGTGGTGAAGACCACAAAACTGAAAAAAATGTCGTTAGCCCGACCCTGTGGCAGCCCATTGAATTCAAAAATTCCGTTATTTTATCATGACGTATCAATTGTTGCGTTGATACGTCATGCTGAAGAACCAAATGTATTGTAATACGATGTTAAATTCTGGAAAACTGCTTCTTCTATCTCTCTCGCTGTTGATTGCCTTTCGGGACAGGTGAATGGTCAAGCCTCCGCTACTGCGTCGGCACGCGCCATGTTAGAAACCGCGTCGCGTACGCTTGATGGCATGGTTACGCTGCAATGCCGCGTCAAACGGTATGAGCGCGTCAACGGAAAGATGGAAAGCGGGGACATCCGGGTGAAGGTGAATACAAGGCCGCACAAAGTCTACGTGTACAACATCAATCCAAACGAAGGCACGGAGTTGCTCTGGGGGCGAAGGCTACAACGACGGAAAAGCCTACATCCACCCCAATCAATTTCCTTGGGTCAACATCAGCCTGAGCCCCGATGGCGGACAAATGCTGGACGATCAGCACCATCACATACTTCCACGGGATTTGCTGCGGTGCAGCGCGTGTTGCGTCATCTGTTGGGCAAATGCAAGGACCTCGACGAACGCGCAAAATAT
This is a stretch of genomic DNA from Bacteroidota bacterium. It encodes these proteins:
- a CDS encoding DUF1571 domain-containing protein; this encodes MLETASRTLDGMVTLQCRVKRYERVNGKMESGDIRVKVNTRPHKVYVYNINPNEGTELLWGRRLQRRKSLHPPQSISLGQHQPEPRWRTNAGRSAPSHTSTGFAAVQRVLRHLLGKCKDLDERAKYVGKENWYGKPHDVIKITHPDYKFVNYTVAAGEDLLKIDAKLGVPSYKYDYFDVTAGQVIKVPTAYSKEMVLVIDPTTHLPVVQLFYDDKGLFEKYEYSEIKVNPRFSTLEFSEDNEAYGF